The Entelurus aequoreus isolate RoL-2023_Sb linkage group LG03, RoL_Eaeq_v1.1, whole genome shotgun sequence genome contains the following window.
TTCCATTAGcagtttcttattgcgatatttagTTTTTGCACATTTCTAGGAGTAATGAAAACGCAGCTGGCAAGTCCTTTGACCTGAGCCTCTGGACCTGCTAGAGTGTGCTATACTGTTAGCATTGCAAGATGCTATAGGGGCTAATAACTTACTGCTACATCAAAAAATAGTCATTCAGTAAGACGTATGAAACTTACGTAGTTGAAGGTAGCACAGTTGCTGAACATCAGCAGGACGTCGTTGACGAATTGGTCGGCTGTGAAGTAGTGCACAGTGTTGCTCCTGTCTAGTTTCCTGCGGATCAGCGACAAGTCCACGGGCCTCTTGATGACCTGGTAGTAGTTCCTCGCCTGAGGCACAGTCCCCACCTCACTGaacattgtacacacagtctacTGTGTACTGTACACAGAATGCACCTTGTGACTTACCTGGCGGCTGACAGGCTCGTGGAAAGGATCGCTCAGCGTGTGGACGTACAGCAGCAACGTCAGCTTCTCACATTTCTGCAGGATAGCAGACAAAGATGCTCGACTTCCTCCTTCAACGTTCGCAACTACATGCTCACCCTCTGATCGCACGGGGACAGGGCGTACAGGGTGCTGACCCCCTCACTGACGAAGGCCTCTGCTGGGTCGTGGTCAGTCATGCACAGCGAACACGCCCAGTCTCCCCTGCAGGACATTGGGTGGAAATGCGGTTCGGGTGTCGTGGTTAGTAAATGTACCAGATGCACGTTATGGCTTCACGTGGAGGAAATGAGATTAGAGTCGGTACGCACGTTGGGAGGCTGAGGAGTGAAGGAATGTGACAAGCCAAGTGGTAAACCTTAGGACAAAAGTCACAGCAAAGCAGATCTCCTCCACTCCGACACACAGCACAGTAGTCTTCACTCTCCATCTCCTCGCTCCCGCCTCCACTTTGGACCACTTCTTGAGTCGAGGAGTCCCCGTGAGGATCTCCACATTTGGACTCTGGAGCCGGTTCGCATTCAGAATCTTCTGGCTCGAGCTCAAGTACCATGATGAGCTTACGGTCCGGATCCAAGTAGAAGGTGTCCAAGTCAGCCTTCCCATGCTGGTGAACCATGACGTAAGGTGGATCCGGATCTGGTTCCAGTTCTGGTGCCGATGCAGGCGAGCTGTCAGGACAAAGTGGTTCAGTCCAGAATGACGCCGCTTTAGTCTGATTGCCTTGCTCGTATGGTTCTTCGGTCAAGTTGTGACACATTTCACCAAACAGGCGTATATTTGGGTCTGCCTGCAAGCACACTCTAGTCCTGAGTTAGGCAAGTATGAACACAGACCGTTCCAAAATTTAGGATTTGATTGCCAATTTTGAGCAAAACCAGGCAATGAATAGCAAAGCGTAACAGAAAGCTGAGTGAAAATCCTCAAGAAATAAGAGCTTAGGGTAAAACTAGAGGTATAAATTGTACCTTAGTTAAACATACCTGCATCTTTCCGCTAGGgatgtcctgatacaactttttgcACTTCTAATACGATGCCGGTATTGGAGTTTTCAGTATTGGCTGATATCTATCTGATACAATATCAGAAAGAATCATACCTACTTCTATCATTtgatagtgtggaatgttagaaaatgctTAACAACGGTAGATATGAAAACCACTTACTATTAATCATATGGATGGACTTATCTATGTTTTTAGGTTGAAGTGGAGTAGTTATTGGAGGGAAGAGTCCTCCCAGATTATTTTGTTTTAAGGCTGTCTAAATAAAAAAGAGGTGACTAGATTTGAAGACGAACAATTTATCCGATACAAAGGACTAAGTACAAACAATAGCAATACCACCGCTGGAGAGAGGACCGAGCCGTCTAATGTCGGGAGGAGAACGAAACCGAAACATTCTTGTCCACTCTCACACTCCTCACCTGGTACATCCTAACAGCATTAAAACCAGAAGAAGTAATACGTGTGTGAGCGTACAAATAAGATACAGGTTGAGATCATTGTGTTTATCTCTTGGAGCAAAACCAAGGCCAAACTTAGTAACTTCTAAGGCGTTTATTTTGCCCAAAGGAGAGAGAATATTCCCCAAACatggttatttgtttttttggtcaCACCTAGTGCCCAAAATATCACAAAGTTAAGCCCATGTTGCAgttagttgaatgatgcggatacgtttgttactggatcctTTCTAACACACTTCTGCCtttgagactttgtatgtgttagtaatacgcaactataattatttgatacttgtttatgttgacaaatgtgctgttttagattgcaatattgttcaatgaaggacaccttttacgtatgtctagcttgcgtgctattgtgtgcttagctgttgtgtagccgcgAGCTCCTAGTAGACTTACCATGGGTTCTTAACCATATAGGTCTCGGTGCCCAACTTTTGCACTACAGGGGGGGCCGGGACACACTCAAATATTGACACGGAATTAGTAatgttagtatttatttttatcataTTCAGTAATTAAATTTAACGTACTTTCAgtctaacaggataaaccttgtcaaatgatatgaaagcatgtcttaatcacaaagattattatcaaggcttcagTCAGGCtggttagaaaaataaatactaatcaaatatactgaaaAGGAAGGGACCCATGAAAACTGATGAAAATAAATGTATGCATcgctaaaaaaaaattctaactaaattcataataaaaaaaattattataaatatgtttcttaaacaaactcaataaaattaaagtacaaatgaaaataccaCTTCGCCAgtgtagtcatatttttttgcgcttaagaaactgctctatgactttagctccttcTGTTtctttgagattgtcattactgccacaagtggtggaaaagtgtattacaactacactaccgttcaaaagtttggggtcacattgaaatgtctttatttttgaaggaaaagcactgtacttttcaatgaagataactttaaactagtcttaactttaaagaaatacactctatacattgctaatgtggtaaatgactattctagctgcaaatgtctggtttttggtgcaatatctacataggtgtatagaggcccatttccagcaactatcacttcagtgttctaatggtacaatgtgtttgctcattggctcagaaggctaattgatgattagaaaacccttgtgcaatcatgttcacacatctgaaaacagtttagctcgttacagaagctacaaaactgaccttcctttgagcagattgagtttctggagcatcacatttgtggggtcaattaaacgctcaaaatggccagaaaaagagaactttcatctgaaactcgacagtctattcttgttcttagaaatgaaggctattccacaaaattgtttgggtgaccccaaacttttgaacggtagtgtaactgagtaccgctgcgaccCATACAGACCACAGTTGAGAAATAGATATTTTTTAGCGGCCTTTTGTGGCGCCAACAAtattggttaagaaacactggcctaccatgtttacattttgtaaataggttgactaaaatacaagaaaagaccaaccttgtatcAGTTAAGtaaaaacactgcaggactgctcataTCAGagcgcttgtatcggacattttagatgcaagccgatgtagtccgatacttgttttttgctgacATCATACCGATATCTACAGTATATCGGATTGGGACACCCGTACGTTATAAACAGAGCGTTTATGTTAATCATTGCAGCTTGGTGAAGTTGTTGCCATCTTTATCTTTTAGATAATCTACAGAAATGGTTTTAATGATATGCTTGCACATgcctacccagcaggcacaagacattgatacaacattgattatacatacatgtcctttaaaagtgagtTGAATTTGTTAATTGAGACaaagttgatgtctaacgttggatccacgttgttggttgggagatgaccaaatttcaaatcaacgtcaaaacctgacattgaataaacgttgtcaaaaagcaagtcgtttcaacgttgtatttgtgttgtagaatattcgttgggaaattaccaaatttcaatagtcaaatcaacgtcacaacctgacattgaataaacgtagtcaaaaagcaagttgtttcaatgtgttctttgtgttgtagaatattggttgagaaattgccacatttcaatggtcaaatcaacgtcacaacctgacattgaataaacgttgtcaaaaatcatgttgtttcaatgttgtgttagggttgtagaatattggttgggaaatgaccaaatttcaattgtcaaatcaacgtcacaacctgatattgaataaacctaaaaaagcatgtagtttcaaccttgtatttgtgttgtagaatattggttgggaaatgaccaaatttcaatggtcaaatcaacgtcacaacctgacattgattaaacgtcgtcaaaaaacatgttgtgttcgtgttgtagaatattagttgggaaatgaccaaatttcaatggtcaaatcaacgtcacaacctgacattgaatagacGTCGTAAAAATCCTGTTGTTTCAActctgtatttgtgttgtaaaatattggttgggaaatgaccacatttcaatggtcaaattaatgtcacaacctgacattgaataaacgtcgtcaaaaagcatgttgtttcaacgttgtatttgtgttgtagaatattggttgggaaatgaccaaatttcaatggtcatattaacgtcacaacctgacattgattaaacatcgtcaacaaacatgtgttcgtgttgtagaatattagttgggaaatgaccaaatttcaatggtcaaatcaacgtcacaacctgacattgaacagACGTcataaaaatcatgttgtttcaactctgtatttgtgttgtagaatattggttgggaaatgaccaaatttcaatggtcaaagtaatgtcacaacctgacattgaataaacgtcgtcaaaaagcatgttgtttcaacgttgtatttgtgttatagaatattggttgggaaatgaccaaatttcaatggtcaaatcaacgacacAACCTGACATTCAATAGACGTCGTAaacatcatgttgtttcaacgttgtatttgtgttgtagaatattggttgggaaatgaccaaatttcaatggtcaaatcaacgtcacaacctgacattgattaaatgttgtcaaaaagcttgttgtttcaacgtgttgtttgtgttgtagaatattagttgggaaatgaccaaatttcaatggtcaaatcaacatcacaacctgacattgattaaatgttgtcaaaaagcttgttgtttcaacgtgttgtttgtgttgtagaatattggttgggaaatgaccaaatttcaatggtcaaatcaacgacacaacctgacattgaatagacgtcgtaaaaatcatgttgtttcaacgttgtatttgtgttgtagaatattggttgggaaatgaccaaatttcgatggtcaaatcaacgtcacaacctgacattgattaaacgtcgtcaaaaagcatgttgtttcaatgttgttttttgttgtagaatattggttgggaaatgaccaaatttcaatggtcaaatcaacgtcacaacctgatattgaataaacgtcgtcaaaaagctagTTGTTtcaatgtgttgtttgtgttgtagaatattggttgggaaatgaccaaatttcaatggtcaaagtaatgtcacaacctgacattgaataaacgtcgtcaaaaagcatgttgtttcaacgttgtatttgtgttatagaatattggttgggaaatgaccaaatttcaatggtcaaatcaacgacacAACCTGACATTCAATAGACGTCGTAaacatcatgttgtttcaacgttgtatttgttttgtagaatattggttgggaaatgaccacatttcaatggtcaaatcaacgtcacaacctgacattgattaaatgttgtcaaaaagcttgttgtttcaacgtgttgtttgtgttgtagaatattagttgggaaattaccaaatttcaatggtcaaatcaacgtcacaacctgacattgattaaatgttgtcaaaaagcttgttgtttcaacgtgttgtttgtgttgtagaatattggttgggaaatgaccaaatttcaatggtcaaatcaacgacacaacctgacattgaatagacgtcgtaaaaatcatgttgtttcaacgttgtatttgtgttgtagaatattggttgggaaattaccaaatttcgatggtcaaatcaacgtcacaacctgacattgattaaacgtcgtcaaaaagcatgttgtttcaatgttgttttttgttgtagaatattggttgggaaatgaccaaatttcaatggtcatattaacgtcacaacctgacattgaataaacctcaaaaagcatgttgtttaaacgtggtatttgtgttgtagaatattggttgggggcagcatggtggcagcactgcctcacaatacgaaggtcctgggttcgatcctgcgctcgggatctttctgtgtggagtttgcatgttctctccgtgactacatgggttccctccgggtactccggcttttgattgattgattgattgattgattgagacttttattagtaggttgcacagtgaagtacatattccgtacaattgaccactaaatggtaacacccgaatacgttttttaacttgtttaagtcggggtccacttaaattgattcatgatacagatatatactgtcagatatatactatcatcataatacagtcatcacacaagataatcacattgaattatttacattatttacaatcagggatgTGTAGGGGggagggggtaggatatggacagcaagtagtggacatagagagagagagagagagagagagagagagagagagagagagagagagagagagagagagagagagagagagagagagagagagagagagagatcagaaggcataagaaaaagtatctgcatttgattgtttacatttgattattagcatttgattattagcaatccggggagggtgttagtttagggttgtagctgcctggaggtgaacttttattgcggttttgaaggaggatagagatgccctttcttttatacctgttgggagcgcattccacattggtgtggcatagaaagagaatgagttaagacctttgtgagttcggaatctgggtttaacgtggttagtggatctccccctggtgttgtggttatggcggtaatttacgttaaggaagtagtttgacatgtacttcggtatcagggaggtgtagtggattttatagactaggctcagtgcaagttgtttaaccctgccgtccaccttgagccagcccacagCCAGGCTTCCTCcctcctccaaaaacatgcacctggggataggttgattggcaacactaaatggtccctagtgtgtgaatgtgagtgttaatgttgtctgtctatctgtgttggccctgcgatgaggtggagacttgtccagggtgtaccgcgcctaccgcccgaacgggacaagcggtagaaaatggatgggtggaatattggttgggaaaggaccaaatttcaatggtcaaatcaacgtcagaacccaacattgattaaacgttgtcaaaaagcatgttgtttcaatgctaggtttgagttgctcaggacctaacaagttctcaacattgctttaatgtcttgtgcctgctgggtaacaGACAGCATTACGTGTCCGATGATAAAAACACAAGTGTGAAACACTAACCAAAGCGCACTCAAGAACACATCAATTATTTGTTTAATGGTTGTACCGGACTACAAGTGTGAACGCACCCCGAGGGACTCAAGTCAGGTCTTTTCTCCTGGATCTCCGCCTTAGCTGATCCATTTGGATTCACTTCATTCTGAAAACAGAAAGAGACAAAAGCAAatcaaagtgtttttttaaaaatccggACATCATGGCACCCGTACCAGAGTCCCGACTTGTCCCAGAGATGCGCCGGATAAAGTACGGAAGTCCAGACGCTCCAGTCTCACTACAGCTTTGCGAGAGCTACCCAGAACCCTTCGGACGTCTTTGTTCGCCACATTGGGAGCCGTCTCAGAGGAGTCGGCCTCTATTGACACTTTACAGTATTTCTTAGGCTGTCCACTGGGGAGGTTGCCATGACGTGGGTAGGGAGGATCTGCCGTCTCCATGAGCTCCAGCCTCTGGAGGGCCTGAAGAAAATGCAGAAGTAAAATGTCTGATGTCGACACTGGATTAAAGTCTGATATAAAACCCACCAAGAGCAAGGTGAAGGACATTCTCTGGGTCGTTATCACAAGAAAAAGAACATTCATACTTGTCAAATGGATGTGACGATTAGAGAAAAAAacagcaataacaacaacaaaacacggTCAGCTTACAAAAGCATGATCCTTACCTGATTATGGTGACAATATTGAAGAGATGATCTGATCAAGGACTCTCCAGGCTAGACGGGAGATGAGGTTGAGAGTGGTGATGCAACCCTCTCACTGAATCCCTGCAAGTGAGCGTCTTCTGGTAACGACGTCCTTGATGGTCCTCCAGGGACACAAGCAACAGCAATAATACTTCTGTGAACTACATacatattcatgttttttttagcaGGAAAACACACTTGAAAGTCTCTCTTTTGACTATAAAAGAACAGCATCCAGTCCTACTGAGGTGTCGTTACAGCAGCttaattgtatatacagtattatgaAACATTACCAGGGCATTTTATTTATAGCTCTCGATTTATGATATAACAACTAAATATAGTATATATGCAGGACAAATTACAAAtgtatgttattttatgttatattatattatgatgtactatattatattatattatgttatattatccATCCAATATTATATTTTAGACTGATAATTTGTAAAACacaatgttataaataaataatagttgaAATATGTCAATCTGAACAGATAGAGCCCTTTCAGGACACGATTTATGTAACGTGACATAACAAGtaaatttagatttttatttacagtacaggccaaaagtttggacacaccttctcatttaatgtgttttctttattttcatgactatcaaaactatgaatgaacacatgtggagttatgtacttaacaaaaaaaggtgaaataactgaaaacatgttttatagtcgagtttcttcaaaatagccaccctttgctctgataactgctttgcacactcttgacattctctcgatgagcttcaagaggtagtcacctgaaatggttttcacttcacaggtgtgcttgaagctcatcaagagaatgccaagagtgtgcaaagcaataatcagagcaaagggtggctattttgaagaaactcgactataaaacatgttttcagttatttcacctttttgtgttaagtacataactccacctgtgttcattcatagttttgatgccttcagggacaatcgacaatgtaaatagtcatgaaaataaagaaaaggcattgaatgagaatgtgtgtccaaacttctgccctgtactgtatatatatatatatatatatatatatatatatatatatatatatatatatatatatatatatatatatatgtatatatatatatatatatatatatatatatatatatatatatatatatatatatatatatatatatatatatatatatatatatatatatataaattgtaaaTTATAgtggcatatataaatatatggtattattttatattactgtattttatgttatgtcatgttatgttgttatgttatattatattatattataataatttatattatattttaaactGACAATTTGTAAAACACAAtgccataaataaataataatttaaatatgttAATCCGAACAGGTATACCCTTTTCAGGACACTCGAATTATGTAACATGACATAACAAGTAAATTGAtatatcgattcttgggtcacgattcgattcaaaatcgatttttttgccatttaacacgattttcgattcaaaaacgatttggttttggaattggattgcattgttatggtattgctgtgtattgttttgttggattgattaatttaaaaaaagtaataataattttaaaaaaattaaattaaaaaaaaaatcgcttttttaaaaatgagaagcgattctgaatcgcacaacgtgagaatcacgattcgaattcgaatcgattttttcccacacccttaatatatatatagtaacatagttaaatatatatacaggtattgttttaaattatattagACAACATTGATAATTTGTAAAACACAATACCATAAAtacattgtaattgaaatgtatTAATCTGAACAGGTAAATTGGGTGTAAACAAACCACAAAGTATTTGCTTAATCCAGATTAACAAATGATTGCATGTGTATGTCAACTATTGTACAGATTTATTCAAATTGATATTtgtcatgaaaaaaatatatcatttaATAAGCCAAATTTGACCTTCCTGTCATATTCGGGCCGATTCAGAACGATTCACGaatgaaaacaataataaataacatgATTTACAACATATAAATGATGATCACCACTTCTATTTCATTAGTCAACCTTcttacacatgttgtgttttttccaCATTGtatctcagtgtttttcaaccttttttgagccaaggca
Protein-coding sequences here:
- the LOC133646915 gene encoding tripartite motif-containing protein 66-like, whose translation is METADPPYPRHGNLPSGQPKKYCKVSIEADSSETAPNVANKDVRRVLGSSRKAVVRLERLDFRTLSGASLGQVGTLNEVNPNGSAKAEIQEKRPDLSPSGSPASAPELEPDPDPPYVMVHQHGKADLDTFYLDPDRKLIMVLELEPEDSECEPAPESKCGDPHGDSSTQEVVQSGGGSEEMESEDYCAVCRSGGDLLCCDFCPKVYHLACHIPSLLSLPTGDWACSLCMTDHDPAEAFVSEGVSTLYALSPCDQRKCEKLTLLLYVHTLSDPFHEPVSRQARNYYQVIKRPVDLSLIRRKLDRSNTVHYFTADQFVNDVLLMFSNCATFNYPDSEVARAGRHLEVFFLSQLKEIFPDRTFPSASRDRTERARLQWRSRRRKEAGRRERNERSGWRKDFLL